In Candidatus Electrothrix scaldis, the genomic window CCTGGTTCACCACCAAAGCGTTTAAAAAGACTGCGGCAGGCCATGAAGGATGTCATGTTGCCCGTGCAGCATAATATAGCCAGGTAATATAGTCAATTGGAGATGTTCGGCATTGCGCCTGTTTCCGTTACAAAGTACAGTGTGGTTACCTGATCTGAACAATCCTGTTTTCAGGATATACCGACAACTGAGGGACCAACCATGCGAGCAGCAAACCCGATATACGACGTTGTTTTTAAGTACCTGATGGGCGATATGAGGGTCGCCCGACTGATCCTTTCCAAAATCCTCGACCAAGAAGTTGAATACCTTAATCTCAGACCGACCGAATTCAGAAAGAAGATTGGACTCAACCTCACTGTCTTCCGGATTGATTTTTCAGCTAAGATCCGGCAGGCGGACGGAAGTCATAAGTTGGTTCTGATAGAAATCCAAAAGGCCAAGCTTCCTACTGATATCATGCGCTTCAGAAAATACCTGGGTGGGCATTATCAAGATCAAAACAACGTATATGAGATCAAGGGTGGGGACAAAGAAAAGGCCCTGCCCATCATCTGCATCTACTTCCTCGGCCACCCTCTGGAACATACCACAAGTCCTGTAATAAAGGTGCAACGCAGCTATATTGATGCCGTCACTCAGGAGGAACTGACAGCCAGAGAGGAATTCATAGAGAGCCTCACCCACGACAGCTACGTCATCCAGATTCCCCGGCTCAGGAAAAAACGCCGCAACGAGCTGGAAGTACTACTCAGCATCTTTGACCAGAGCCAGCAGACGCCTGACAACCGGCATTTTCTGAATCTGAACGAAGAAGACTATCCAGAGGAATTCCGAAGAGTGATTCGTCGCCTTGTCAAGGCCGGGGCTGAACAGGATGTCTGCGAGACAATGGATCTGGAGGATGATATCCTTGATGAGCTGGAGTCGCTGGAACGTACCGTGTTGCAGCGGGAAAAGGCTCTGGAGGAAACAAACAAAGCTCTCGCGGAAAAAGACGAAGCTCTAGCTGAAAAGGATGAGGCCTTGGCAGAAAATGCGAAAGCCCTGGCAGAGAGGGATAGAGCCTTGGACAGAGCGGTACAAGCCCTCGTGGCTTCAGGGATGACGGAGGAGGATGCGAAAAAGAATCTTGGGTTATCCCCTGATGACTCTGAGTAATTCGCTATCAAGTGTCAGGTTATCCGTGCCTTTCCTGGCGCAGGATTTCTTCCAGCTCAATTCGTTTTTGGAAGTATTGGCTCAGGGCTGGTTCTTCGGTGACATGGGGGTCCATTTCGATGAGTAATTTGAAGTAGTCTTCTGTTGTTAAATCAAGTCTGCCTGGATTGGCGCAGCGCAGAAACTGCATTTGTTGATCAACTTCTCCATATTTTATAACTCGACTATCAAGTTTTTTCTTCTTGACTGAATTTGCTGAACTTTTTGCAAATTACCTTTTGTATTCCATTTCAATAAATTCAACAAGTTAGTTGTTGAAGCAAGATTGACAGAAATAAGTAGCTCAGATTTATTGATTACCCCTAACGCTCTTGAATAACTAAAAATTAATAGTCAACCTTTAAAAACTTGATAGTCGAGTATAACCGACTCGAACTGACTTTTATTAATCCCGTACAACTTGATGTTTTTTCGAGCAGCATACTTTCTTCCTATTTCTTGTGTTAGCCCACGCAGGACAATAAATAAGAAAAAAATCAAGACAGATGTCAACAACACTATAATAACGTTAATTAACCAAGAGCCGGAATAATCATCTAGTCTAAAATGATCAATCACCAACTTTGCGCCTAAAGTAAGTCCATAATAAACTGCTATCAATGCTAAAAGAGCAATAGCTATAGCTAGTTCAAGGATCTTCCAAAAATTACTAAAAATTTCTCCTGGTGCATCCTTGATCCTTTTTTTCTTAAAAAAACGAGTTACCATCAAAGGGTTACAAATTAATTCTGACAGATCCCCCCACATTATACGCGCGGATATAATCAAATAATTAAGAGGAACAATCGACAGATAGCAAGAAAAGAAGTATTTCACTCTCCTCGTCCAAATAAGAATTGACAATGCCAACATAGTAGCAAACAAGAACTCAATAACTACCACAACCAGAAACCATATAGAACCCAAAAATGCGATAAGAAATAAAACTATTGGCGGTACTGCAACTATCCCAATCACAATATCAGATAGAGTCGCATCGGGAGCATAACACCAGAGAATATAGACAGTAACTATACAGAACAAAATACCAAACCCGACTGTCGGAATAATTATCCAATGGTTAACCGGTGACCATATCACACTGCCTACAAGAGCTAGAAGAACAGCTACCAATACTAAACGGAAACCCCATTCCCAATAGCTATAATCGCTATATACCACATAAGAAATACTACAAGCCCACTCCTGCACAACCGCACCAACAACAAACATCTGCAACAAAAACAGAACAAAGGAAATCACGCTGACCACAGCAAGCCCTTTAGACTTGATCTTTTTGGCAAGCCTCAACCGAGACCCAATTTTTCGTAAAATAGAACCATCTGCATAGGCATTAACGACCTCAATGGGCAAAGGCGATGCAGAAACACTCTCGGAAATATTTGCCGCGACTTCCAAGGCCTGATCACGCACCCAGGAAACCTTGCTCTCCATTGTCTTTTCAACAACATCCCGAGCATCCTGATCCGGCAACCGGTCAACCAGGCGAAGCATCTTAACCTGAGATGTAGGATTTCCCTCCTCCACCAGCCATTTAACACTTCGCGCAGCCTCCTGCTCCAATGCCTCAGCCTCTTCAGACGACGGAACAGCGGCCAGCACCCGTGTGCTCAACTCAACCCGTTCAGCATCCTGCGATTCCCGCAACACCTTGGAAACCGCATCGACCTGCTCGCTCTCTTCGCTGTCGCTGCCGATCAATCGCAGACGCTCGGTTAGCACGGATAACGGAGCTGCCTGGGCATCCATCTGCGCCACATTGACCAGGGTTTCCTGCCAGCGAGGCAGGTCAAGCAGCTTGTCCCAGGCGATCTTTTTTTGCCCGCGACAATTCCGCGCGCAGTAAAATATTCCTGAGCACGATAATGCTCAAATCGAATCAGACTTGAGTCCTGTACAAGTGAGCGGTGCAACACACCGCAGGCCCGACCCCCCTCAACCACTGCATCAGTGCGCTGATCGAATAACGACTGAACATCATAAAGATCAATATCCGTTCCCTGATTCCGTAGAGTAACGGACAGAGCCAGCTGCCCCCAGTCCTTGAAAAGCTGCTCTTTTGCAGGCCAAGTCGTTTCTGCGGAGGAAAATTCCTTGAGTTTGCGACCGTACTGGTAGTCGAAAAAAAAGGCCAGCAATTGGGTTTTGGTCTCAGGCCAGCATTCATTTTCCCGTAAATAGATTGTCCTTAAAAACTCTCAGCACACTGATTTTAAATGAAAAAGCTGTAAGAATATTGTAAAATATGCATGTTTTTGACGTTCACCCCCTCATAAGGCATGCACATGATCAGGTACACCAGTGACAGACAGCTTACACTTGAAGGATTCAGCCTTCCGTTTGGAGGCAAACTGAACCCTGAAAACAGATGGATCAAATGGCATAAAGTTATTCCGTGGGATGAGTTCGCCATCAGGTATTACCGAACATTGGACCCGCGTCAGGGGCGACCTGCCAAAAATGCCAGATTGGTGATCGGCGCGTTAATCATTAAACATAAGCTGACGCTCAGTGACGAAGAAACCGTACTCCAGATTCAGGAAAACCCCTATCTTCAGTATTTTGTTGGATTTTCTTCTTTTCAAGACAAGCAACCTCTAGCTCCGAGCCTGTTTGTTGAGATTCGAAAACGGATGGGAAAGGATGTCTTTTCTGCGTTTGAAGAAGTGATTTTGGAAAAACTTGCTCTCTCAAAGAAAAGTACGACAAATGAAGATGAAAAAAAGGATAAGGGTGAGGAAGAGCCCGTTGAAAATAAGGGGAAAATGCTTGTCGATGCAACGGTTGCTGAGCAAGCGATTCGTTACCCGACTGATCTGAGTTTACTCAACGAAGCCCGTGAGATTTCCGAGCAGCTGATTGATGATCTGTACAAACAGAGTGACTACCCCAAAAAGCCCAGGACGTATCGGAGAGTTGCTCGCAAAAATTATCTGAACCTGGCTAAGAAAAAGAAACCAGGTAAAAAAAATCTGCGGCACGGACTTCGGCAGCAACTCCAGTACGTCCGAAGAAATCTGCGATATATTGATGAGTTGCTTGATAATGTTGGATCGGCACCTTTTCCACTTCCCCATCAGCAACAACGACAGTATTGGATCATTCAGCATGTGTATCGCCAGCAGGATGAGATGTACAAAAAACGAAAACGACGCTGCGATGACCGAATTGTTTCCATTGCCCAACCTCATGTACGACCAATAGTTCGTGGGAAAGCAGGTAAAAATGTGGAGTTCGGTGCCAAACTCAGCGTGAGCATGGTCGATGGTTTGGCTTTTGTTGATTATATCGGTTGGGATGCCTTCAACGAAGGCACGGATTTGCAGGCGCAGGTGGAAAACTACAAACGCCGAAATGGCTACTATCCTGCAGCAGTGCTTGCTGATCAAATTTACGGAACAAGAGAAAACCGTAAATATCTCAAAGAGAAAGGCATTCGATTTGGTGGTAAACGAATGGGCAGGTCCCCTAAAGAGACAGAAGAAAACAAAGAACGTCTTCGGGAACTGAAAGCACAACGAATTCGGGATAGTCGAGAACGGATCCCCATTGAGGGGAAATTTGGCCAAGGAAAAAACGGCTACCGACTCAACTACATCCGGGCAAAACTTCAGAGAACCTCTGAAGCATGGATTAACTGTATCTTCCTGGTCATGAATCTGATGGTTCTGCTCAGGAAGTTGCAGGAACAGCTTGAAAATTTATATCTTTCACGGTTTTTACTTTTACGCAGCCAGCTGAATCATATTAGCGCTCGATTTTTTGCGTTCTTTGAGCAAATGCCAAGGCAAGTCCTGCAGTATTGCCTGTATGAGAGGTTGGCTTTTTGAGGATGCTCTAAATACAGCGAAAGGAGCCAGAGCGTAAAAGGATTTCCTGGTTGGATGGGCAGCTTTTCGGTTGCAAGCCGTCTGCCCAGTTCTTTGATCGACAGCAGCTCACCAGAAACCTGCTGTTTTTCTCTACCGAACTGCCTGAACAGGTACTGGGTGATGTGCCGTTGGGTAAAGGGAAGAAGGACAAGACGGCTATGCAGGAAGACAGGACTGAAATCAGTAATCCGGCAGGAGAATAAGGTCTGTATCTGCCCTGTATACCGTTGCGCATACTCGCTCAAGGCTTCTGTATGCTCGGTGTACTGCTGTCGAGACATTTCGTCCAGACCATCAAAAATAACGGTCAGCCGCTGTTGTTGTGCAAGCCCGGCAAGACGAGGAGCCAGCTCAGGACCAGCTGCTTCAGCCACCAAGGCTTCAACATCGCTGATTGAAGGATGATCAACAGGCTTCCAGCGGCCCAAGGGGATAAACAGACAGAGAGTAGGAAAGACCTTGCCACTGTTTTCATCACTTAAGGCAATGGCAACCTGTTTCAGGGTGATGGTTTTTCCGGCACCGGGGTCTCCGAGGACAATCAGCGGATTTTCTGTATTGCGGAGCTTTTTGACAAGACTACGAACAGGCTTGCTTTTTTTGCTCAAGGCAGCTATCTGGGCACTGACCGCATCACCGCCGGATGACAAGCCAGCTACTTCTTTAATAAGCTGCTGTATCGGCGTATAGAATTTTCCACTGCCAGATGTAAATTGCGGAGGGGCTGTCGGCACTTCCTTAGCTGGCGGCGGGAGAAAAGTTTGGTCGCGGAGTCCTTGAATCCAGTCAGCCTGCTGCTCCCGCAGACGCTGTTCCAGCGCGGCCCGTTCAGGTGGATCAGGGAGCAGGCCGAGCCTGACGGTCAAGAAATAATGCAGACCGGGCCAGAGCCAATCCAGTAGAAGGCGGATCAATGAATTCTTTGCCCTGAACGAAGCAAGGGATTCTTTATCGTTGCCAGACAGATCCGGGGAAATAACTTGGTGTACCGTCACATTACCGGTGCCGGTAACAATGTTACCCTGTCCGCTCACCGGCTGTGTGACATTCTCTTGCTTGCCAATAGCCCTGTCGCCTTGACCGACGTTCTGCTCTCCACCACCACTATTGGTGAATTGATCACTCATGGCAAGGCTTACTCTTGCTTATTTTCCTGTCCAGAAAAGAAATTCACCCAGGAAGAAGTCTTTTCCCGCTGCCAGTCCTTGGGCGGCAAATGGGGAGGGGCTGCCAAATCGGCTAAGGTAGTATCATTCTCCAGGCGGTTATAGACCCGAACCCAAAAGCAGGAACGTTCTGGGTGGACCTCGCATCGCCCACGCTGACTGCCTCCGCAGGGGCCATTGACCAGACGCTTGGGGCAATGCCATTGCGGACAAAGAAAAGCAGAAGAAGGCAAGGTGCATTCGCCGCACATTTGGCAGTCATAGACCAGGTATTTAAAACTCTTCTCAAGCCAAAAAAGGAAATTGCTTCGCCACCTCCCCTGCGCACAAAACAAACAAAAACGGGCAAAGAGCCTACCCGTAACATATTTCTCTGTAAAGAAAAAATCATGCCCTAATTTATGCATCCAGATCGTGCCAAGGGCTCTCCCCGGCGCAAGAGGTTGGGCAAATTTTTTCTCAAATTTTTCTCCTTGATGATCTCCAGAATCAGCTGCTGGTTGCTGAAAATAATACCAGGTACCCGGCACGGGAAAATCACAGTCCGCATTGTCTGGCAGACCCTCTTTGTCCAGTTCTTCAACCCGGTCCATAACATAGGCGATGTCCTGAAACTGGAGATTCACGCCGCCTAAATGGACCCCATTATAGCCACATTTCTTTAAGCGACTTACCATCAATGCGGCCCTATCAAGACGGGCATGCTTGGCTCCGGCAGCAGCTTCTGCCTCCATCCGCCGCACCAGATCCTCGGACAGCAGTACACCCGGTATCTTTCCCGCAGCCAAGGCGCGAGCCAACGGCAAGGTGGGAATAAAGACATTGGCCAAGAGGGGGATCTTAACTCCTTGCTCTTCAAGGAAGCCCTGAAGCTCCTCAAATTTGCGGATATCAAATCCCACCTGAGTGACAACGAAGTCTGCGCCAGCTCGAATTTTATGCAGGAGCTTTGCGTACTGCCAGACCTGTTCTGCTTCAGTGGCCTTGAAAGGAGAAACCACGCAGCCCTTAAAGATACTGGGGGTGGGATACTGCTTCTTGCATTTGCCGCTCCTGTCAGGATAGCGGCCATTTTCCATATCCCTCAAAAGCTGAAGGAGTTGAATGGAGTCCAGATCATAAACAGGCCTGCCCCGTCCATAATAGCCAGGATTAGGAAAATCTCCTCCCATCACCAACAACGAACGCAGGCGCAGGCGTTGATAGAGATAGATGTGACTACCGATCTGATTGCGATTTTTGTCTTTGAGAGAAAAATGGATAAGGGGCTCAATGCCCATATTGACGAGCTCAGCACCGATAGCCACCGGTGCCAGCGCCGGATTGCCACCAGGATTGTCGGTAAGAGAAAGTGCCTTAATTCTGCCGTCTGCTTTTGCCTGACCGGCAAAATCGAGAAGCGGGTCAACATGCTCCCGATCAAAGCC contains:
- a CDS encoding NACHT domain-containing protein, which produces MSDQFTNSGGGEQNVGQGDRAIGKQENVTQPVSGQGNIVTGTGNVTVHQVISPDLSGNDKESLASFRAKNSLIRLLLDWLWPGLHYFLTVRLGLLPDPPERAALEQRLREQQADWIQGLRDQTFLPPPAKEVPTAPPQFTSGSGKFYTPIQQLIKEVAGLSSGGDAVSAQIAALSKKSKPVRSLVKKLRNTENPLIVLGDPGAGKTITLKQVAIALSDENSGKVFPTLCLFIPLGRWKPVDHPSISDVEALVAEAAGPELAPRLAGLAQQQRLTVIFDGLDEMSRQQYTEHTEALSEYAQRYTGQIQTLFSCRITDFSPVFLHSRLVLLPFTQRHITQYLFRQFGREKQQVSGELLSIKELGRRLATEKLPIQPGNPFTLWLLSLYLEHPQKANLSYRQYCRTCLGICSKNAKNRALI
- a CDS encoding methylenetetrahydrofolate reductase C-terminal domain-containing protein, producing MLQTALSTPGEFTLTFELVPRQGFDREHVDPLLDFAGQAKADGRIKALSLTDNPGGNPALAPVAIGAELVNMGIEPLIHFSLKDKNRNQIGSHIYLYQRLRLRSLLVMGGDFPNPGYYGRGRPVYDLDSIQLLQLLRDMENGRYPDRSGKCKKQYPTPSIFKGCVVSPFKATEAEQVWQYAKLLHKIRAGADFVVTQVGFDIRKFEELQGFLEEQGVKIPLLANVFIPTLPLARALAAGKIPGVLLSEDLVRRMEAEAAAGAKHARLDRAALMVSRLKKCGYNGVHLGGVNLQFQDIAYVMDRVEELDKEGLPDNADCDFPVPGTWYYFQQPAADSGDHQGEKFEKKFAQPLAPGRALGTIWMHKLGHDFFFTEKYVTGRLFARFCLFCAQGRWRSNFLFWLEKSFKYLVYDCQMCGECTLPSSAFLCPQWHCPKRLVNGPCGGSQRGRCEVHPERSCFWVRVYNRLENDTTLADLAAPPHLPPKDWQREKTSSWVNFFSGQENKQE